From Tubulanus polymorphus chromosome 9, tnTubPoly1.2, whole genome shotgun sequence, a single genomic window includes:
- the LOC141910583 gene encoding macrophage mannose receptor 1-like, which translates to MRFKYAGVQYARECFCGNKYGRYGGRPNRECNMKCSGDKSKTCGGTWRNNIYRIIVRRGRGRGRKSSKGWRRFGRKLYLFDTSKSESWISAADSCAKMGAKLAAPQNLYEQHFINLVVNTLKKKMLHIGLYDLSSDPRRRSWRWHATYQNWKAPKMYKYVKGRHCTTINRSGRWMKEPCMWKRQTICEYDYKLRGNSGCPRGWKKSGRFCWFHIRQKYNLPVAFAYCNKRNSRPVWLEDARKEAALKRAFKGHFWIGNFQLKKHFWRWTGGKFQLWNPGEPNNWGGKEDCTYFTMNKHRGWNDIHCNRRFHSICKKARVDNKGCPRHWKKRGRFCYLFVHQARTWVQSHQHCKKYLSYLVSVDDIKEHRYLGKLIKTNTWIGYNDRLAEGLFSWAGFDDVDIWWLRGGYPKADASLRCVGTYKGRWVNYECERTKKPKICEKWAGLRVYKNARPMFKKKKRSKGKPDKPDKKPPVDRCKKGWTKYGNRCYLFKKSSQMTWNGARRFCDKSSAHLPYIRSASENDFVRARMRTAGRKIHLGLTSWAVRHVKTSKKKRHMFYWQGATFWKFSSRNQYLPVYNTGYDCGMLTYYRGRRLFANSKCSKRNRFICEKTSKKCSGIWKNKGRGRRTSRRRSSRRTAGQCYHFSTVSLNWYQARQWCISKGGYLASIETQSEFDYISGRAFKTQAWMSLNDVGQLGFFRWEKGATFVNFARGEPNNVGNEDCIMVYKRNGLWNDARCRSNMKYGCQKPATGRRCPRRWRYFKGNCYYFPRKAASWIRGKVSCGTMRATMLIVPDRTTNNWLRKFFGGNYWIGLNDIRYEGSFRWQGGDFMYTNWHSGEPKTKKLQHGCTIMMSDGSWHLKECSSTAGVVCQIQVNPAKRTTKKRKPAKKKRKRKPFIPPKPTLRTTRRPSTRAPVTTVTPRKMKKFTFGNTGMQACIRSDHLTVTQTKNSLNDNLRLFTYSSDMKVSFAVAFLTVMLGVSNAFSFMPSFGVGGGGLHGLLGGIFTKLDKKGGKGGMPKFSEAAKDNPSLQPFFGAEKKKDGQQGQATNGQQQGQQQGQQQGQQAQPGQPGQQNQPNQQAQVNGQPQQGVPQPQGAPAPGGQMGGAKAPAGRGYPPPQMAGVPPGRGYPPPQMAGAPPGRGYPPPQMGAAQAPPGQGYPPPQMAGAPPGRGYPPPQMAGAPPGRGYPPPQMAGTPPGRGYPPPQMAGAPPGRGYPPPQMAGAPPGRGYPPPQMAGAPPGRGYPPPQMAGAPPGRGYPPPQMAGAPPGRGYPPPQMGHGYPPAQGYPPQTQGYPPQAQGYPIQAQGYPPAQGYPHQAQGYPPQAQGYPPQAQGYPPQAQGYPHQAQGYPPQAQMG; encoded by the exons atga GATTTAAATACGCGGGAGTACAGTACGCGCGTGAATGTTTCTGTGGTAATAAATATGGTAGATACGGCGGTAGACCGAACAGAGAATGTAATATGAAATGCAGCGGAGACAAATCAAAAACATGTGGCGGCACCTGGCGGAATAATATATACAGAATTATTG tacgGAGGGGACGCGGACGCGGACGCAAATCTT CGAAGGGTTGGAGACGGTTCGGTAGGAAATTGTACCTATTCGACACGTCTAAATCAGAAAGCTGGATCTCCGCAGCCGATTCGTGCGCGAAGATGGGAGCCAAACTTGCCGCACCACAGAACCTATACGAACAACACTTCATCAACC TCGTTGTGAATAcgctgaaaaagaaaatgctTCATATCGGGCTTTACGACCTCTCATCAGATCCCCGCCGTAGAAGCTGGCGCTGGCAC GCAACCTATCAAAATTGGAAAGCTCCTAAGATGTATAAATACGTGAAAGGTCGTCATTGTACGACTATAAACCGATCCGGAAGATGGATGAAAGAACCGTGTATGTGGAAACGACAAACTATCTGCGAATACGACTACAAGC TGAGGGGTAACAGCGGATGTCCTCGAGGCTGGAAGAAATCCGGCAGGTTTTGTTGGTTCCATATCAGACAGAAATACAATCTACCGGTTGCGTTCGCTTACTGTAACAAACGCAACTCGCGACCGGTGTGGTTAGAAGACGCCCGCAAAGAAGCCGCCCTAAAAC GGGCGTTCAAGGGTCATTTCTGGATCGGAAATTTCCAGTTGAAAAAGCATTTCTGGAGATGGACG GGTGGCAAGTTTCAATTATGGAACCCTGGAGAACCGAACAACTGGGGTGGCAAAGAGGACTGTACTTACTTCACCATGAATAAACACAGAGGCTGGAATGATATACATTGCAATCGGCGATTCCATTCCATCTGCAAGAAAGCTAGAG TGGATAATAAGGGATGCCCTCGTCATTGGAAAAAGAGAGGCCGTTTTTGCTACCTATTTGTTCATCAAGCTCGCACATGGGTGCAATCCCATCAACACTGCAAAAAGTATCTATCGTACCTGGTTTCTGTAGACGACATCAAGGAACATCGATATCTTGGAA AGTTGATAAAAACCAACACTTGGATTGGATATAACGACCGACTAGCAGAAGGGTTGTTCTCTTGGGCC GGTTTCGATGATGTGGATATCTGGTGGTTGCGAGGTGGATACCCGAAAGCGGACGCGAGTTTACGATGCGTCGGAACGTACAAAGGCCGTTGGGTTAACTACGAATGTGAACGAACGAAGAAACCAAAAATTTGCGAAAAATGGGCAG GTTTGCGAGTTTACAAAAATGCTAGACCCATGTTCAAAAAGAAGAAACGATCTAAGGGTAAACCGGATAAGCCGGATAAAAAGCCACCAG TGGATAGATGCAAAAAGGGATGGACCAAATACGGTAATCGTTGTTACTTGTTTAAGAAGTCGAGTCAAATGACGTGGAACGGCGCGCGACGATTCTGCGACAAATCGTCTGCCCACCTACCATACATCCGGTCCGCGTCTGAAAACGATTTCGTTCGAG CTCGAATGCGAACGGCTGGACGTAAAATCCATCTGGGATTGACGTCTTGGGCCGTCCGTCACGTGAAAACGTCGAAAAAGAAACGTCATATGTTTTACTGGCAG GGAGCCACATTTTGGAAGTTTAGTTCTCGGAATCAGTATTTGCCCGTATATAACACCGGTTACGACTGTGGAATGTTGACGTATTATCGCGGAAGGCGACTTTTTGCCAATTCGAAGTGTTCGAAAAGAAACAGATTCATATGTGAGAAAACTAGTAAAA AATGTTCAggtatttggaaaaataaggGTAGGGGCAGACGGACGTCCAGAAGGCGTTCTAGTAGAAGGACTGCTGGCCAGTGTTACCATTTTTCGACGGTCAGTTTGAACTGGTATCAAGCCAGACAGTGGTGTATTAGTAAAGGCGGCTACCTGGCTAGCATCGAAACGCAAAGTGAATTTGACTACATAAGCG GAAGAGCTTTCAAGACACAGGCTTGGATGAGTTTAAACGATGTTGGTCAATTAGGTTTTTTCCGCTGGGAG AAAGGAGCTACGTTTGTGAATTTTGCACGAGGAGAACCGAATAACGTCGGTAATGAAGATTGTATTATGGTTTACAAGCGTAACGGCCTGTGGAACGACGCGCGGTGCAGGTCGAACATGAAATACGGGTGTCAAAAACCGGCTACTG GTAGGAGGTGCCCACGACGTTGGCGATATTTCAAGGGAAATTGTTACTATTTCCCGAGGAAGGCCGCGTCGTGGATTCGCGGTAAAGTCTCGTGCGGAACTATGCGCGCTACGATGCTGATTGTACCCGACCGCACGACAAACAACTGGCTACGTA AATTCTTCGGCGGAAATTATTGGATAGGACTGAACGATATTCGTTACGAAGGAAGTTTTCGCTGGCAA GGTGGTGATTTCATGTATACAAATTGGCACAGCGGTGAACCGAAGACGAAAAAACTTCAGCATGGTTGTACCATTATGATGTCGGATGGTAGTTGGCATCTGAAAGAGTGCAGCTCAACGGCAGGTGTCGTCTGTCAGATACAG GTGAATCCGGCGAAGCGCACGACTAAAAAACGAAAACCCGCAAAGAAGAAACGAAAGCGTAAACCGTTCATTCCACCGAAACCGACTCTACGAACGACGCGTCGTCCTAGCACGAGAGCGCCGGTTACTACAGTTACTCCTcgcaaaatgaaaaagttcacGTTCGGTAACACCGGTATGCAAGCTTGTATTCGATCGGATCATTTAACGGTTACTCAGACGAAAAATTCTCTTAACGATAATCTTCGATTATTTACTTACTCTTC CGATATGAAGGTATCGTTTGCTGTAGCGTTTCTCACTGTGATGCTAGGCGTCTCTAACGCCTTTTCATTCATGCCTA GTTTTGGCGTCGGAGGCGGTGGGCTCCATGGCCTGTTGGGAGGCATATTTACAAAACTCGACAAAAAAGGTGGCAAAGGTGGCATGCCTAAATTCAGCGAGGCGGCAAAAGATAATCCATCACTGCAGCCGTTTTTTGGagctgaaaaaaagaaagacgGCCAACAAGGGCAAGCGACAAATGGGCAACAACAGGGCCAACAACAGGGCCAACAACAGGGCCAACAAGCACAACCAGGACAACCTGGACAACAGAACCAACCTAACCAGCAAGCACAAGTCAATGGCCAGCCACAACAAGGCGTTCCCCAACCACAAGGGGCTCCAGCACCAGGTGGCCAAATGGGGGGAGCTAAAGCACCTGCTGGCCGAGGATATCCCCCACCTCAAATGGCTGGAGTTCCTCCAGGCCGAGGCTATCCCCCACCTCAAATGGCTGGAGCTCCTCCAGGCCGAGGCTATCCCCCACCTCAAATGGGTGCAGCCCAAGCACCTCCCGGCCAAGGTTATCCCCCACCTCAAATGGCTGGAGCTCCTCCAGGCCGAGGCTATCCCCCACCTCAAATGGCTGGAGCTCCTCCAGGCCGAGGCTATCCCCCACCTCAAATGGCTGGAACTCCTCCAGGCCGAGGCTATCCCCCACCTCAAATGGCTGGAGCTCCTCCAGGCCGAGGCTATCCCCCACCTCAAATGGCTGGAGCTCCTCCAGGCCGAGGCTATCCCCCACCTCAAATGGCTGGAGCTCCTCCAGGTCGAGGTTATCCCCCACCTCAAATGGCTGGAGCTCCTCCAGGTCGAGGCTATCCCCCACCTCAAATGGCTGGAGCTCCTCCAGGCCGAGGCTATCCCCCACCTCAAATGGGTCATGGATACCCTCCGGCCCAGGGATACCCTCCTCAAACCCAGGGATACCCTCCTCAAGCCCAAGGATACCCCATTCAGGCTCAAGGATACCCTCCCGCTCAGGGCTACCCACATCAAGCTCAGGGATACCCTCCTCAAGCCCAAGGATACCCTCCTCAAGCTCAAGGATACCCTCCTCAAGCCCAAGGATACCCTCATCAAGCCCAAGGATACCCTCCTCAAGCTCAAATGGGCTAA